The Euphorbia lathyris chromosome 2, ddEupLath1.1, whole genome shotgun sequence genome includes a window with the following:
- the LOC136218474 gene encoding probable serine/threonine-protein kinase PBL3, whose translation MGNCLDSSAAKVDTTQGSHTPSGASRISSRTSRSSVPSSLTIPSYTGSCNSECLPTPRTEGEILSSPNLKGFSFSELRNATRNFRPDSLLGEGGFGYVFKGWIDEHTLSAAKPGSGMVVAVKKLKPEGFQGHKEWLTEVNYLGQLHHPNLVKLIGYCVEGENRLLVYEFMPKGSLENHLFRRGPQPLSWAVRIKVAIGAARGLSFLHDAKSQVIYRDFKASNILLDAEFNAKLSDFGLAKAGPTGDRTHVSTQVMGTHGYAAPEYVATGRLTAKSDVYSFGVVLLELLSGRRAVDKSKVGVEQNLVDWAKPYLSDKRKLFRIMDTKLGGQYPQKAAHMAANLALQCLNGEAKVRPRMSEVLITLEQIESPKALARLSQSEHQPVESPVWKSPMIQHRSPRNITPLASPFRQSPRVR comes from the exons ATGGGAAACTGTTTAGATTCTTCAGCTGCTAAAGTCGATACCACGCAGGGCTCACATACTCCTTCTG GTGCCTCAAGAATTTCCAGCAGAACCAGCCGATCTTCTGTTCCATCTAGTCTGACCATCCCATCTTATACTGGCAGTTGTAACTCTGAATGTCTTCCCACACCAAGGACAGAAGGTGAAATATTGTCATCCCCAAATTTAAAGGGCTTTTCTTTCAGTGAACTAAGGAATGCCACGAGGAATTTTCGGCCCGACAGTCTTCTGGGTGAGGGCGGTTTTGGGTATGTATTCAAAGGGTGGATTGATGAGCACACATTGAGTGCTGCAAAGCCTGGATCTGGAATGGTTGTAGCAGTCAAGAAACTTAAACCTGAAGGTTTCCAGGGCCACAAAGAATGGTTG ACAGAAGTTAATTACCTAGGCCAGCTGCATCACCCAAATCTGGTCAAACTGATTGGATATTGTGTGGAGGGTGAGAATCGACTTTTGGTCTATGAGTTTATGCCGAAAGGGAGCTTAGAGAATCATCTTTTCAGAA GAGGACCGCAGCCGCTATCGTGGGCAGTTCGAATAAAAGTGGCCATAGGTGCTGCGAGAGGGCTCTCTTTCCTTCATGATGCAAAATCCCAAGTCATATACCGTGATTTCAAGGCTTCTAATATTCTACTGGATGCG GAATTCAATGCGAAACTGTCTGATTTTGGTTTGGCCAAGGCAGGGCCCACAGGTGATAGAACTCATGTATCTACTCAAGTCATGGGTACGCACGGCTATGCAGCACCTGAATATGTTGCTACAG GTAGGCTCACAGCCAAGAGTGATGTATACAGCTTTGGTGTGGTGTTGCTGGAACTACTATCAGGGAGACGTGCTGTTGATAAAAGTAAGGTTGGTGTGGAGCAGAATCTGGTGGACTGGGCGAAGCCATATCTTAGTGATAAAAGAAAACTATTCCGGATAATGGATACCAAGTTGGGAGGACAGTATCCTCAGAAAGCAGCCCATATGGCTGCTAACCTTGCCTTGCAATGTCTAAACGGTGAAGCCAAAGTTCGGCCTCGAATGTCAGAAGTGTTGATTACATTGGAGCAAATAGAATCCCCAAAAGCTTTGGCAAGACTCTCTCAATCAGAGCATCAACCAGTTGAGTCACCTGTCTGGAAATCCCCAATGATACAGCACCGCTCTCCGCGAAACATAACGCCATTGGCATCTCCATTCCGTCAGTCTCCGCGAGTACGCTGA